One Pelobates fuscus isolate aPelFus1 chromosome 8, aPelFus1.pri, whole genome shotgun sequence genomic window carries:
- the HIRIP3 gene encoding HIRA-interacting protein 3 isoform X2 produces MGVRVQGDIMMDTLLLTFPCNPHSSLTHSVVRAKYLAYCGKSSLSNTERQTLKHIVEEELLRMQEDSSDDEPLIRKVQKRARSGSDQDQGSSKEPPDKRQKAVHDNKSEDEDSGIKSRGINQRSGDSSAAQEHSSKKKETTNSENKSPCKLVTLSGENVKRMNSEADGESEQDVTPQIQRDCSKKKNITETKGRNGVRSKMQTVEHPKSNREKTPLQKKSTKEKAAKKSSRNEKDSKSEDETPLKKKGAQKKDTDSESEDETPLKKKGAQKKDTDSKSEDVTPLKKKGAQKKDTDSKSEDVTPLKKKGAQKKDTDSESEDETPLKKKGAQKKDTDSESEDGTPLKKKGAQKKDTDSESEDETSLKKKGAQKKDTDSESEDETPLEKKGAQKKDTDSESEDETPLMKKGAQKKDTDSESEDETLLKKKGAQKKDTDGESEDGTPLKKKGAQKKDTDSESEDGTPLKKKGAQKKDTDSESEDETPLKKKGAQKKDTDSESEDETPLKKKGAQKKDTDSESEDGTPLKKKGEQKKHTDSESEDETPLEKKGAQKKDTDSESEDGTPLKKKGAQKKDSDNEKPLKKKSTQRKETESEGDRPLKEKKANKEETDNESEDEGAGEKVSKKGKMDKKETAGKKKRVQSRKDQPAKSKDKTTKDSKPSDHESDSTADKTKENTADGDSDSSSGSDLSKDSSNKQSKSSSHGDHPSIVRLKRYILTCGAWRNYKKLLQNCRSVKSMVQVLKNELVELGVKGNPSLEKCRRVRLKREEAAELAGLDTSNIISTAGRPRRHNSWNPHKTSPPRDPSPSGFRKDIASDSDDEDGPPRKKRPMDWSSLQGIISDDGDSE; encoded by the exons ATGGGGGTTCGGGTTCAGGGTGATATAATGATGGATACGCTATTACTGACCTTTCCTTGTAACCCCCAcagttcactcactcactcagttgTCCGTGCCAAGTACCTTGCTTACTGCGGCAAATCTTCATTGTCCAACACAGAGCGTCAGACACTCAAGCACATTGTGGAAGAAGAGTTGCTGAGAATGCAG GAGGACTCCAGCGATGACGAGCCGCTTATTAGGAAGGTGCAGAAAAGAGCTCGCAGCGGGAGCGACCAAGACCAGGGATCGAGCAAGGAGCCACCTGACAAAAGGCAGAAAGCGGTGCACG acAACAAATCAGAAGATGAGGATTCTGGTATTAAATCAAGAGGCATAAATCAGAGGTCCGGGGACTCCTCAGCAGCCCAGGAGCATTCATCAAAGAAAAAAGAGACTACAAACTCTGAAAATAAATCTCCTTGCAAACTGGTAACCCTGTCCGGGGAAAACGTGAAAAGAATGAATAGCGAGGCAGACGGTGAGAGTGAACAAGACGTGACCCCACAAATACAAAGAGActgttcaaagaaaaaaaatataaccgAAACAAAAGGCAGGAATGGAGTGAGGAGCAAAATGCAGACTGTTGAGCACCCCAAAAGCAATCGTGAAAAGACACCATTACAAAAGAAAAGCACAAAAGAAAAGGCAGCCAAGAAAAGTAGCAGAAATGAGAAAGATAGCAAGAGTGAGGATGAGACTCCGTTGAAGAAAAAGGGGGCGCAGAAGAAGGATACAGATAGCGAGAGTGAGGATGAGACTCCGTTAAAGAAAAAGGGGGCGCAGAAGAAGGATACGGATAGCAAGAGTGAGGATGTGACTCCATTAAAGAAAAAGGGGGCGCAGAAGAAGGATACGGATAGCAAGAGTGAGGATGTGACTCCATTAAAGAAAAAGGGGGCGCAGAAGAAGGATACAGATAGCGAGAGTGAGGATGAGACTCCGTTAAAGAAAAAGGGGGCGCAGAAGAAGGATACGGATAGCGAGAGTGAGGATGGGACTCCATTGAAGAAAAAGGGGGCACAGAAGAAGGATACGGATAGCGAGAGTGAGGATGAGACTTCATTAAAGAAAAAGGGGGCGCAGAAGAAAGATACGGATAGCGAGAGTGAGGATGAGACTCCATTGGAGAAAAAGGGAGCGCAGAAGAAGGATACAGATAGCGAGAGTGAGGATGAGACTCCGTTGATGAAAAAGGGGGCGCAGAAGAAAGATACAGATAGCGAGAGTGAGGATGAGACTCTGTTGAAGAAAAAGGGGGCACAGAAGAAAGATACAGATGGCGAGAGTGAGGATGGGACTCCATTGAAGAAAAAGGGGGCGCAGAAGAAAGATACAGATAGCGAGAGTGAGGATGGGACTCCATTGAAGAAAAAGGGGGCGCAGAAGAAAGATACAGATAGCGAGAGTGAGGATGAGACTCCATTGAAGAAAAAGGGGGCGCAGAAGAAAGATACAGATAGCGAGAGTGAGGATGAGACTCCATTGAAGAAAAAGGGGGCGCAGAAGAAAGATACAGATAGCGAGAGTGAGGATGGGACTCCATTGAAGAAAAAGGGggagcagaaaaaacatacagaTAGCGAGAGTGAGGATGAGACTCCATTGGAGAAAAAGGGAGCGCAGAAGAAGGATACAGATAGCGAGAGTGAGGATGGGACTCCATTAAAGAAAAAGGGGGCACAGAAGAAAGATAGCGATAATGAAAAACCTCTGAAGAAAAAATCCACACAgagaaaagaaacagagagtgagGGGGATCGACCATTAAAAGAAAAGAAGGCTAACAAGGAAGAGACCGACAACGAGAGTGAAGATGAGGGTGCAGGAGAAAAGGTCTCAAAAAAGGGGAAAATGGACAAAAAAGAGACTGCGGGGAAGAAAAAAAGAGTCCAGTCTAGGAAAGACCAGCCAGCCAAAAGTAAAGACAAGACCACCAAAGACAGTAAACCAAGTGATCATGAGAGTGACAGCACGGCCGACAAGACTAAAGAAAATACTGCTGATGGTGACAGCGACTCGTCAAGTGGATCGGACCTGAGTAAAGACAGCAGCAATAAGCAGAGCAAG AGCTCCTCTCATGGAGACCACCCTTCCATTGTTCGGCTTAAGCGATACATCCTGACCTGTGGGGCGTGGAGAAACTACAAGAAGTTGCTGCAGAACTGTCGATCTGTAAAATCCATGGTGCAGGTTCTGAAGAATGAGTTGGTGGAATTGGGAGTCAAAG GGAATCCTTCTTTGGAGAAGTGCCGGCGTGTGCGACTGAAGAGGGAGGAGGCAGCTGAGCTGGCAGGACTGGATACCAGTAACATCATTTCCACAGCCG GTCGTCCTCGACGCCACAATTCCTGGAATCCTCACAAGACATCCCCTCCCCGTGACCCATCTCCGTCAGGGTTTCGGAAGGATATCGCTTCGGACTCTGACGACGAGGACGGACCACCACGCAAGAAAAGGCCCATGGACTGGTCGTCCCTGCAGGGCATTATCAGTGATGATGGGGATTCTGAATGA
- the HIRIP3 gene encoding HIRA-interacting protein 3 isoform X1 yields MYCPLSPLDGSVSILTIGCLQDMPIKFAPMMFPESDPPLMQPPQALGPSFPDCHVMPQTICNPCLMQEDSSDDEPLIRKVQKRARSGSDQDQGSSKEPPDKRQKAVHDNKSEDEDSGIKSRGINQRSGDSSAAQEHSSKKKETTNSENKSPCKLVTLSGENVKRMNSEADGESEQDVTPQIQRDCSKKKNITETKGRNGVRSKMQTVEHPKSNREKTPLQKKSTKEKAAKKSSRNEKDSKSEDETPLKKKGAQKKDTDSESEDETPLKKKGAQKKDTDSKSEDVTPLKKKGAQKKDTDSKSEDVTPLKKKGAQKKDTDSESEDETPLKKKGAQKKDTDSESEDGTPLKKKGAQKKDTDSESEDETSLKKKGAQKKDTDSESEDETPLEKKGAQKKDTDSESEDETPLMKKGAQKKDTDSESEDETLLKKKGAQKKDTDGESEDGTPLKKKGAQKKDTDSESEDGTPLKKKGAQKKDTDSESEDETPLKKKGAQKKDTDSESEDETPLKKKGAQKKDTDSESEDGTPLKKKGEQKKHTDSESEDETPLEKKGAQKKDTDSESEDGTPLKKKGAQKKDSDNEKPLKKKSTQRKETESEGDRPLKEKKANKEETDNESEDEGAGEKVSKKGKMDKKETAGKKKRVQSRKDQPAKSKDKTTKDSKPSDHESDSTADKTKENTADGDSDSSSGSDLSKDSSNKQSKSSSHGDHPSIVRLKRYILTCGAWRNYKKLLQNCRSVKSMVQVLKNELVELGVKGNPSLEKCRRVRLKREEAAELAGLDTSNIISTAGRPRRHNSWNPHKTSPPRDPSPSGFRKDIASDSDDEDGPPRKKRPMDWSSLQGIISDDGDSE; encoded by the exons ATGTATTGCCCACTTTCACCATTAGATGGCAGTGTGTCCATACTGACCATTGGATGTCTGCAAGACATGCCCATCAAGTTTGCACCGATGATGTTTCCAGAATCGGACCCCCCACTCATGCAGCCACCGCAGGCATTAGGACCCTCCTTTCCCGATTGTCATGTAATGCCGCAGACCATTTGTAATCCATGTCTGATGCAg GAGGACTCCAGCGATGACGAGCCGCTTATTAGGAAGGTGCAGAAAAGAGCTCGCAGCGGGAGCGACCAAGACCAGGGATCGAGCAAGGAGCCACCTGACAAAAGGCAGAAAGCGGTGCACG acAACAAATCAGAAGATGAGGATTCTGGTATTAAATCAAGAGGCATAAATCAGAGGTCCGGGGACTCCTCAGCAGCCCAGGAGCATTCATCAAAGAAAAAAGAGACTACAAACTCTGAAAATAAATCTCCTTGCAAACTGGTAACCCTGTCCGGGGAAAACGTGAAAAGAATGAATAGCGAGGCAGACGGTGAGAGTGAACAAGACGTGACCCCACAAATACAAAGAGActgttcaaagaaaaaaaatataaccgAAACAAAAGGCAGGAATGGAGTGAGGAGCAAAATGCAGACTGTTGAGCACCCCAAAAGCAATCGTGAAAAGACACCATTACAAAAGAAAAGCACAAAAGAAAAGGCAGCCAAGAAAAGTAGCAGAAATGAGAAAGATAGCAAGAGTGAGGATGAGACTCCGTTGAAGAAAAAGGGGGCGCAGAAGAAGGATACAGATAGCGAGAGTGAGGATGAGACTCCGTTAAAGAAAAAGGGGGCGCAGAAGAAGGATACGGATAGCAAGAGTGAGGATGTGACTCCATTAAAGAAAAAGGGGGCGCAGAAGAAGGATACGGATAGCAAGAGTGAGGATGTGACTCCATTAAAGAAAAAGGGGGCGCAGAAGAAGGATACAGATAGCGAGAGTGAGGATGAGACTCCGTTAAAGAAAAAGGGGGCGCAGAAGAAGGATACGGATAGCGAGAGTGAGGATGGGACTCCATTGAAGAAAAAGGGGGCACAGAAGAAGGATACGGATAGCGAGAGTGAGGATGAGACTTCATTAAAGAAAAAGGGGGCGCAGAAGAAAGATACGGATAGCGAGAGTGAGGATGAGACTCCATTGGAGAAAAAGGGAGCGCAGAAGAAGGATACAGATAGCGAGAGTGAGGATGAGACTCCGTTGATGAAAAAGGGGGCGCAGAAGAAAGATACAGATAGCGAGAGTGAGGATGAGACTCTGTTGAAGAAAAAGGGGGCACAGAAGAAAGATACAGATGGCGAGAGTGAGGATGGGACTCCATTGAAGAAAAAGGGGGCGCAGAAGAAAGATACAGATAGCGAGAGTGAGGATGGGACTCCATTGAAGAAAAAGGGGGCGCAGAAGAAAGATACAGATAGCGAGAGTGAGGATGAGACTCCATTGAAGAAAAAGGGGGCGCAGAAGAAAGATACAGATAGCGAGAGTGAGGATGAGACTCCATTGAAGAAAAAGGGGGCGCAGAAGAAAGATACAGATAGCGAGAGTGAGGATGGGACTCCATTGAAGAAAAAGGGggagcagaaaaaacatacagaTAGCGAGAGTGAGGATGAGACTCCATTGGAGAAAAAGGGAGCGCAGAAGAAGGATACAGATAGCGAGAGTGAGGATGGGACTCCATTAAAGAAAAAGGGGGCACAGAAGAAAGATAGCGATAATGAAAAACCTCTGAAGAAAAAATCCACACAgagaaaagaaacagagagtgagGGGGATCGACCATTAAAAGAAAAGAAGGCTAACAAGGAAGAGACCGACAACGAGAGTGAAGATGAGGGTGCAGGAGAAAAGGTCTCAAAAAAGGGGAAAATGGACAAAAAAGAGACTGCGGGGAAGAAAAAAAGAGTCCAGTCTAGGAAAGACCAGCCAGCCAAAAGTAAAGACAAGACCACCAAAGACAGTAAACCAAGTGATCATGAGAGTGACAGCACGGCCGACAAGACTAAAGAAAATACTGCTGATGGTGACAGCGACTCGTCAAGTGGATCGGACCTGAGTAAAGACAGCAGCAATAAGCAGAGCAAG AGCTCCTCTCATGGAGACCACCCTTCCATTGTTCGGCTTAAGCGATACATCCTGACCTGTGGGGCGTGGAGAAACTACAAGAAGTTGCTGCAGAACTGTCGATCTGTAAAATCCATGGTGCAGGTTCTGAAGAATGAGTTGGTGGAATTGGGAGTCAAAG GGAATCCTTCTTTGGAGAAGTGCCGGCGTGTGCGACTGAAGAGGGAGGAGGCAGCTGAGCTGGCAGGACTGGATACCAGTAACATCATTTCCACAGCCG GTCGTCCTCGACGCCACAATTCCTGGAATCCTCACAAGACATCCCCTCCCCGTGACCCATCTCCGTCAGGGTTTCGGAAGGATATCGCTTCGGACTCTGACGACGAGGACGGACCACCACGCAAGAAAAGGCCCATGGACTGGTCGTCCCTGCAGGGCATTATCAGTGATGATGGGGATTCTGAATGA
- the LOC134571026 gene encoding dual specificity protein phosphatase 14-like yields the protein MPLQLPTMNFRSHRLLRRSPPPPATISKPVAVGGSTGTGLSNLGSIAQISPCLYLSSGNAAGSRHLVYARNVTCIVNATLEIPNTNWPDVDYIKVPVPDLPHAPLALYFDSVADRIHQNGKRNGRTLVHCVAGVSRSATLCIAYLMKYHRLSLLDAHQWVKTRRPVVRPNAGFWQQLIQYEKKLFGKNTVRLVPSPLGLIPDIYERETRNLIPVWGFR from the coding sequence ATGCCCCTTCAGCTGCCCACTATGAATTTCCGCAGCCACAGGCTCCTGCGACGCTCTCCACCACCTCCTGCAACAATTTCCAAACCAGTGGCTGTCGGAGGCAGCACCGGCACAGGGCTTTCCAATTTGGGCAGCATTGCTCAAATCAGCCCCTGCCTCTACCTCTCTAGTGGGAATGCGGCAGGCAGCCGACACTTGGTGTATGCCCGCAATGTCACTTGTATTGTCAATGCCACCCTAGAGATCCCCAACACTAACTGGCCGGATGTGGATTACATTAAAGTGCCGGTGCCGGATTTGCCTCATGCGCCGCTGGCTCTGTACTTTGACTCTGTGGCTGACCGTATTCACCAGAATGGAAAGAGAAATGGCAGGACTCTGGTGCATTGCGTGGCTGGAGTGAGCCGCTCGGCCACGCTCTGCATCGCGTATCTGATGAAGTatcaccgactgtctctccttgaCGCCCACCAGTGGGTGAAAACCAGAAGACCTGTGGTACGACCGAATGCTGGCTTCTGGCAGCAACTGATTCAGTACGAAAAGAAACTTTTTGGAAAAAACACTGTAAGACTCGTACCATCTCCTTTGGGTCTCATACCAGACATATACGAGAGAGAGACCCGCAACCTAATCCCAGTTTGGggttttagataa